A genomic window from Candidatus Pelagisphaera phototrophica includes:
- a CDS encoding polyprenyl synthetase family protein, whose amino-acid sequence MEFKEKLAAYVRDIEQALDKLTPSSSTRPKRIHEAMRYSLSAGGKRIRPSLLLASRDLFDTKISAAPAAVAVECLHTYTLIHDDLPAMDDSPLRRGVPTCHIQFDEATAVLAGDALLTLSFELLATHYSSYPEIGLGLVNILSETAGSQRLIGGQMEDILGEDQQLSGDELNFIHLNKTSALIEGSLKMGATIGKASRDQIEQIADYGRCIGLGFQIMDDILDATSSSETMGKEVGADEAANKSTYVSIHGLQYSRSKLDELTEKAYQICADLNAPFLRNFARYLNERTF is encoded by the coding sequence CGAATCCACGAAGCCATGCGATATAGTCTTTCCGCAGGAGGAAAGCGCATTCGACCATCGCTGCTGCTTGCATCCAGAGACCTTTTCGACACCAAAATATCTGCTGCCCCAGCTGCGGTCGCGGTCGAATGCCTCCACACGTACACCTTGATTCATGATGACTTGCCTGCGATGGACGATTCCCCGCTTCGCCGCGGAGTCCCGACCTGCCACATTCAATTTGACGAGGCCACGGCTGTATTGGCGGGAGACGCTCTCTTGACGCTATCCTTCGAGCTATTGGCTACCCACTACTCCAGTTATCCCGAAATCGGGCTTGGACTCGTGAATATACTTTCTGAAACTGCCGGTAGCCAAAGGCTAATCGGAGGTCAAATGGAGGACATTCTTGGAGAGGATCAACAACTCAGCGGGGATGAACTGAATTTCATACACCTGAACAAGACTTCTGCCCTAATCGAAGGAAGCCTCAAGATGGGTGCGACCATTGGGAAAGCGAGCAGGGATCAAATAGAGCAAATTGCCGATTACGGACGCTGTATCGGACTTGGGTTTCAGATAATGGACGATATCCTAGACGCCACAAGTAGCTCGGAAACGATGGGTAAAGAAGTGGGTGCCGATGAAGCCGCGAACAAGTCCACCTATGTATCCATTCACGGCCTCCAATATTCGCGTAGCAAATTGGACGAGCTAACCGAGAAGGCCTACCAGATCTGCGCCGATCTGAACGCCCCCTTCCTAAGAAACTTCGCCCGCTACCTGAACGAAAGAACGTTCTAG